ttaaaggacaagaccgtttttttgacatcgggcccttgatttcacattataacacgatgttctactcacccctgcttgttgttggtcatttggagctgttccgaagatattcgagaggcgtctggctgctctcttgagatattcggccatgaaacggtttcctatgggcaacgttatacaggcacaaactatgctgtttataatttattaattactgtacactagcactgataacatggaggtgcgtcgcttacttaaagaaatccgggttactgtaattttgaatttttgtcgtaaagtgggtgttactgatgtcatcatcgtgctactaccacagacagcccacagacctgctgcctatttattcattcggctaaaattcaaaatgacagtaactagttctctgttctggcaccccgatgaaCATGGGTAGCACAGGTAACATGGGTAGGTAAGGTGGTAACGAAGGCAGGTAGGTAAGACAAGCAAAGATccagcaaactgacagaaagactggaaactaaatagggaactgggtgattgtgaatgagctgatggggaaaacacaggtgaagtgagtgaagctaatgaacaagcatgggaagtgaggggaaaaacaatggcaagactaaactaaacatggacttaaaaaaCTACGACATGATTATcaccaaactaaaaacatggggagaaatcccatgggcgtgacacatTCGGCCTTCAATCAGTTACTGGCAGGTGAAAACTGATTGGAAACTGCAAAATGCATCCAAACATGGGAAGCAAATACTATGACGGGCCCAGATCAGATAAAAAACAATGCAGTCAGGAGGATCGCTGCAAAAGTTCTcatatctttattgaaaacccaCCAATAGCCTAAATCATATTCATTACAGTCTAATTTCCAAAGACACAAAGTCATCAGACATACCGAGCACAGAGACATGTTTATCACATATTGTCGTTACGTGATAAACGTCAAACCTTCGAAGCTATAATTAGGTCTACATTATAATGCAGTTCTGTGTATCTGCACAATCACTTTTGGGAACGACACCAGCATCTCACAGCGTGAATGGGAGAAGATGCAAATAAACGCCAGTAAGAACCAcgatctgtgtttgtgtgttgtgacGAGAGCTACAATCAGCGTCCTGAtaagctgctgctaaaggacaAAATCCTGAGCTGAGATCAGTCCCAGATCTGTCTCTGAGAATGGAATAAAGTGAAATGATGTGGTGAAATCTGCTGGAAGCTGTTCAACAACAAGTGCTGCTGGAAGTGTTTTCATGAAGAGCTCATTAACATTTCACAGGAGGAACGGACTTtattccagcagcagctcaaagCAGCAGATTCATATTTATCTGGACATGTGAATGAAAACATTCAGGattaaataaacctctttaaaatgtCTCGCTTTTATTTATGCTGCATTGAAGTTTCATTTGGATCATTTTCCACTCCAAAGCTTTGaaatctgcacagtttttatctTTGAACCTTCAGAAAAATTCTCTTAAGAAGCAGAAAAAGTTGAAtgaaagttgaaataaataaagacagcagtgaagaagaagctcCCTCAGCTCAGTGTGTTTGGGACTCTGTCTGAGATGGAGGTGAAATATGTGAACCTGGGCTGTGGTTTACTGCTCTCTTCATGTCACAAACACTGTTTGccatctgttcatctgaaggtttttgtacaggCTGCAGGGATCATTTCTCACTGTGGGACCTTATCACAGCTGCAGTAGTAGGTGGCTGAATGATCGAGTTTAACTTTCTGTATCTGCAACTCACAGCCGTTCTGTTTATTCACAGCTGAGAAATCATCTTTCTGAGGATGACCAAAACCTTTATAAACACCACCATTACTTTTAGCAATCCCAAGAATCACTctgaatgtttctgtttctttcttctggTACCAGTATACATAATTATCATCACACTGGTCAGTTTGTCCACAGCTGAAGGAGACACTTTGACCAACTCTCCTGGTCAGCGTTAACTGGTCCTGACTCAGctctgctgccatggcaaccagcgctgcagagacacagacagacagacgaaGGTCAGTGGGACGGTGTTTGTTCCAGGTGGAGTTTGCTGGCTCCTGATTGGCTGGAAACACTCACCTGAACAcagacagcacagagcagcggCTGGGAGGAAAAGCATTTTGTGCAGCGGTGTTTCCTCTGGTGAACCTGGGGAGAAGTGGCGCTCTGAGGCAGCTGAGGCCAAACAAGGACGAGCTGTGAGATCAGAGCAGGGCCACGTGCTTTCTGACAGCTCCTCAGAGCTCCCATCAGCCCCTGCTGTGGGCCCACAGATAAGACCGCTGCTGCTGACTGACAGCTCAGCCCAAGCTGCTGTGTGCTTTGTGGTCTGGATTTGAATCTGACAGCAGATGAAAAAAATAGGGTCACATGATGCAGAAAGACTAAAAAACATTCATGTTCCCACAGACACATTCAGCTCGGTGGTGAATTTAGTAACACGCTGTGTTATCTGTTGCATCTGTAAGCAGCTGTGAACAGAAACAGCACGGCTGTTATTACTGTGTTATGCTGATGCATGGAAGCAGCTGAATGATTGGGCTGTAAACACTGAGAACAGCctgcagatgtggctgttgGGCTGCTTTTGCTTCACAGTCGGTGCAGACAACATGCAGCAGCTTGAAAGATAAATGTGAAATCACACAGAGTTCAGGAGGTGCAGGTCACATCTTCATGGAGAACAACCAGCTGATTATTTCACTCTTCTTCATGTGGACGACTCAGTAGAGATGAAATGACTTTATTTCCTCCTTGTTTACTGTTTCTAAGAAGTTTCTTCAGTCTGACCCGACTTGGAACAGAGTCAAATGTATTGGGACACGTGGGAAAGTGGATCCTTTGGACCCTCCATACAAAGACACTTTCTCAtttctctctttactttgttgTTTGAAGACATTTTAAAGATGGTTTGTATATAAATAACATTTGTGAATTAACATGGTTTTAAAACTATTTTCTACACTGTTTAACTTCTGGGTTTTGTTGCTCTGTCTTACATATTCACAAAAGTCATCCAATCATCACCTTTTTACTGGAATTCATTGAATAATGTGTGTTCTGTGGCCAGAGATCACACTACATAACTGCATAATGAGACTTTTTCAGGACTCTACAAGTTAGAAAATGTATCCATCAAAGGACAAATAATTGTTGTAAACATATCAAACAATTGTCACGACCTGAGACACAGTTCTGATGGACTCAATTGCACGACTCAGTGAGGTAATCCAAAAGgtatttattttccagaataAAGAGCCAAAGACGCTCCAAAGAGGATGACAAAAATAATGCAAACTTAGAATGCAGTAACGCTTGACTTTAACTTGGTTAGGGACAGAACAAGACTAACTGACAACCAGACAAAGGGAGACAAAGACTATTTGAACATGAGGTAAGGGGACACAGGTGGAACCAATCAGGGGCGGGGTTGACAATCACAATGAGGGAAAGCACACAAAGGGAGGAAGTCAGGATCTGAAACGAGAGGGGAAAAtgtgaatacaaaataaaacaggaagtgcatgACAGGACTGGACATGAGTGActtgactaaactaaaacatacaGGACCCACACATGAAactaaacaagacatgacataacaTAAACATGATACACACTACAGAcatacagaccactagggggcagtgTGGTTCCATAGGCGGGTTAGTCATTTTTCCAACAGGGTTATTTCAAGCTTTCATAGGCCGAAGGTGGTTGTAAATGAGGAGATTTCCATCTCTTCCTTTGTGTAGACTTCCCACATCTGGTCCTGacccagaaaaacatccccacaggaatgtttgcATCTTCCAAAGGTTTAAGGTATATTAATTCCACACTGGAGCGTGCTACAAATGGATTTATCCATCTCATGAACCCACTGAGATAGCTTTCTCCAGTTGCTTATTCTAGTCTCAGTTTctcaaatacaataaaaatcCATAAAGTGTTTCATGATCATTTTTAGataaacacaataaacacatttaagtgTCCCTGAATGAATTTATGGTGACGGATAAAGTCTCAAATGAttttataaataaatgattttctCAGCTCAGTGGATGGCTGTAACTGTCATTGTGTTATTAAGGTGAAAAGCCACAGCTAACGGTGTGGAGGCCGCAGAGCAGGAACccacacagctgcagcaaaggaAGTCTGAGTGTCTGTCAGAAGCTTTTTCTGTCCTAATAACCACTGAGAACAGATTCATATCTGCTGCTGCACACACTCATCAACCCCCCTCTCTGCTGTTTGTCTTTTCTCTGCTTCCTGGAAACCTTTTTACCACTGAGCCCTCCACCCACACAGCTGAACGGAGCTCAGtcacttattcatttattcacagGGTAAGAGAGGAATAAAGAGAGCAAATGAAATGAGAGGAAGAGACTTAACACCACAGTCAAAAGGCTGTCAACATACCTAACCTGTAAACaagcagagaaacaaacaacaacaagcttattttccACTTTATTGAGAATGTTGAAGTGAATAAATGTGAAGAAGCAAACACACTGTGCACATACAGAAtattaaaaagagagaaatgttgTTAAATGCTGAAACATCTACAAGGCAGCTGATAATTCAGCTTCATTTAGTTTCTCCCACACATCCTGAGTAAGGTTGGTGAACGCTGCTCAAAGTGATGAACCAGATGAACGGATGAGATGTGATGGTGAGAAAAGGCCAGCAGAAAACAGTCAGTCAGCATGTGTGCAGCCGGTGGACGCTCCCTTGTTTCTGAGGATCATCAGCAGAGAGAGTCCACAGCAGCACACCAGACTCTTCACTATCAGCAGCGTGTACAGCAGGCACAGCAGCTTCACCCTCAGCTCAGACTGGAAGGAGGCTGACAGCTTCACAGGCTGAGGAGGAACCGAGCTCGCTGCTGGATCAGATGCTGGAGACGTTTCTTCTGGCAGATGtgcaggagctgctgctgttggtggtggagctgctgctgttggtggtggagctgctgctgttggtggtggagctgctgctgttggtggtggagtagCAGGAACCTCTGAAAgagaaaaggtttggagttgcaGTGAGAAATGTCCGtcctctgctcctctgctctctctgaCAGCGTCTCCACATGAAGCTGAATCCCTGCTGAACACAGTCACCGAGCCTTGGTTACCTTGTTGTGTTTGGGCCTCCACTCGGCCCCCCTCGTGCTCCACGGAGCAGCTGTATTTATACGTGTGGAGAGAGTCGCTATCAACCGCTCTGATGGCGGCGGAGCGTCCCGACCGCTGGAAGTTTGTTTGCCATCCCTCAGCAGGGGGCAGCTCCTCCAGACCACCgttcttcttctgtcttttccagGAGAAGCGGaccagaggaggaaacatgCCTGAGGCCAGACACAGCAGGGAGCTCCTCCCCTCCAGGTGGACTCTGGATGCTATCAGACACACGCTCACCACGGGCTTCACCACCTGCTCATCTGGAGTTGGACAGCAGCAacaagcagcacacacacacattcacacagtcagcagcagcttccaaagggacatttttgtccccttttaaaacgacataaaaacatcatatattaatatatttttccactttttttcataaatcttttattccacttcagttctgatcataactaccaagttttcaattcttttcaattatttaaaaaaaattaaccctttaaatactagtgtatatgaggtaaacaccaatttctgttaaaacacacacacacaaactgctgtattttcaatgtatgcaatgcaaagtgaaatattctatgggggattattaggtctgggatatgtcattgatgagctacaacatcagtttttacagatttttagtttttctgcaatggcagattacagaaacggctcagGTGTGCCATagtctaatgctgtattcattataatggatgtctatgggagccgtttctgtaatatATAAACCAGTTTTTAAATGGTTAaatttctgaaaataatttaaaacttatgatcagaactgaagtggaataaaagatctatgggaccgaagtgcagacggagcagtcccctgcttcccagcaggtctgactttttcctggagaaccattttgtgatgcaaatgtattactctgttgaacgcatattgttttgagaagcaaaacgctttattttttaaaccccagccaactagccggactaccttcatcaacaccaaaacgaggctggaactctgctcacaggacgcagcagggggtaagaagatgttcagaaatgatgttgctgatatgggatgttacacagcttcatggcaaaagaggcgaactgtccctttaatatcatctatctgtgtggccctgtgatgaactggggACCCACCCAGGGTGGCCCCCACCTCTggcccagtggcagctgggatagactccagcccctcCACCCCTGAATAGGATGGAGCggctgtagaaaatggatggaggcAAATGTCCTTCTGACCAACATTTACTTTGGTCTCATCACCAGAAAACAGCAAATCAGATTTTTGGAAGGATTTTTCAGCCAGTTGAAACTTTTctgaataaagacaaaaacaacaaagagttCATGTGTGTAAAAGTCTCCGTAGATTTATAACCATCACATCTCTGACCACACTAATGATGATGTaatgatttcattttaaaggaCATGTTTGACATGTGTTACACATTTACATCCAaatacttttcttctttttctcaaaCTTATTTCTTAATATGAAACTTTTCTTCTGATTTTTCCATTCTGTTCATCAGTCTTAAACATACAAACAGAAGCGTTTGAGCTTTAATAAGTTGCCTCATATCGTCTGTCAGAATTGAACTTACTGACTAAAATATGCTCAAAATCTCCTTCAAACATGGTTTCATATTCAGTtattttcacttcttttttagcttcttttccaAAACAATATTCAGTCTGAAAAAGATGAACATCTGAGCGAGTAACTGTTTCATGGACTTATTTTGAGTTGgaactgatttaaaacacagaagcacacaGATAGAAAACTAATATTTAACATCAAATCTCCTGTAATAAATATCAACCCAACAGAATCACTGAGATGATCAATAACTAAATATCTGTGACATCACTAACAGTTAAGTTCAGTTGTTCCTGAGATTTAAACAAATACAACTGAACTGCACAAACAGGTGCAACTTTAATCCCAAATGTGACAGAAAACATGTCGAACTTTAACTGGAGCGTTCTGCTTTAATGTTAAAGTCAAATACGGCCTTTAAGTCAGACTTCATATTCGCCTCCAACTACTTTGTAAAACAGATTTTCTGCTTTACTATTTAGATTTAtatcagaaaggaaaagaagaccAAGTGAGTTTGAGCCGTTATATGTCCACCAATGTTTTCTCTGAAGGTTCATTAACAGCTGTTTACTCCAGTTCAAACATGATGAATATCTGAATTTAACTTCAAAGTACGATAAACTGTCTGATCTGTAAATTCATCTTcagcttttattctgttttacttcaatttaacatttttaaaaagacttctTTAATTCACAGGATAAAAATGTCTTCTAAATATTTGAATGATGAATAATTATCGTCTTCATCTTATTTCAAATGAAACATGTTTAAATGATCATTCTGAGTAAATATCAAATCACTTTTCTGTTTGAATCTCATCCTGTTTTTGAACAACAGATGTGACAGAATCCCTGAGACCATCAAATCCTAAATCTTTGGAACATCACTAATATTTGCAGAAATAAAGAATAAGTTTAGCTGTTCAGTGAGATTTCAACATGTTTTCAGAAATGATTGAGCTTTTCTTCTGGAACAATGGCTGCAGGATGAATTCTCTGCTAATGATGAACAAACTAACATGTAAAGCctgaagcagcagaaactgactTTAAACACATTTGAACTTCTACAATAAaacaactgaaggaaaagaaatgtttgttcTTACCTGTTACAAACAGTTTAGTTCCAGAGCCAAAGATCCTTTCTCCTCCACACAGTGAGTGAGAGTGATACAAAaacctgtctgctgctgaatgTGGCAGCTGAGCTGAACAGCCCAAATGATGAAGCAGTATCATATTTCAGCTCCATGATGTGTTTCTCTAATGTTCAGATCAACATGAGTGTCCCTTCTGCTCTCTTCTTTCAGCCTGGTGTTATTCTGAAATGTTCTTCCTTctgctctgtgtgtgcatgtaagcgcctctgcagcagcaacagaaagcagctgCAACAGGGGCACAGACTCTGCCTCAACTTCTCAATATGTCTGACAGGCACTGAGGCAAAAAATGGGAAGTGATCCATGTGATTTGGAGCTGGCCGCCAGCAAGACCCCAGCAGCAGGGAAAAGAAGTCATTTAGAAGTCTGGACCGCTtccaacaaaataaacacacaagACGAGACACGCCACCACACGGAGTCTCAGTTCCTGGaagaaataaactaaaacagcCTGAATAAAACAGTGGCGTCACAACAAATACAATAATTCAGtcaatttgatttaaaaatggtCAAAGCCCCAGCCAACAGAGGAAGACCCAAGTTGGTCTTAAATGAATCTTCCGGTGGGCAAAACAGCAGCGAGTGACATCCAGGTGGAAAGCCAGCAGAAGAGCTCATCAGGTTGCTGTAAACTGGTAGGTTATGGCACCGCCATCTGAGCAGGTCAATAAATAAAGATCAAGCCGTTAGCTGTAACAGAACACTATATGCAGCAGAGGACGGGCTAAACCGGACATCAGACCACAGTTTACATTagtggctgctgttaaagccgacTAAAACAATGAAAACAGCTACGCTTACCAGAGAACAGTTAGCAGCCGCAACACCAGGAGCAGGCAGACATCATGACAGGTGGAGACGTACTTTGAATTCGAGTTGCAGATGTTGATGGAGCTTGCAGGTGTTGTACCCCAGAGGACAgtttgacatcaggctcttttccttctgctttcaagactgccagagtcactcctcttctaaagaaaccagctctggacccttcagagatcaagaacgCTTCCTGTCCAAAACccttgaacgtgctgtctttaaacaactgccctcttacctccaccagaacaacctcttggactcccaccagtccgggttcaaggtgggccccTCACCTGAGACGGCCCTCCCAGCAGTAACTGAGTCCCTCCAAACTGCtggagctaactctctctcctctgtcctggtTCTCCTGGACCCTAACCCTGGACCTGATCTGCAGcatctgacacagtgaaccaccacatccttctctctaccctggagggaatgggtgtctctggctctgcactctccatgttctcatcctacctgacaggacgctcctaccaggtcacactgagagggtctgtgtcgaagccacgtaggctcaccactggggttccccaaggttcggtcttgggtcctcttcttttctccctctacacatcatctcttggttttgtcatccactcccattacttttcctaccactgctatgcagacgacacccagctgattctgtcttttccccctgcTGACACCCCAGTGGaggcattgctgcgtgcctggcagacatcttggagtggatgtcgatgcaccaccttaagctcaacctggaccagactgagctggtgtttctcccggggaagggctgcccattcagagacctggccatcaccatggatgactgtgtggtgacatcaactcggactgcgaggaatctgggtgtgaccctggacgaccaactgtcgttctcgccaaacatcgcatcagtgacccgttcctgccgattcctcctctacaacatccggaggattcgccccttcctcaccgacaaggcagcacaggtgctcatccaggctcttgtcatctcccgcctggactactgcaactccctccttgctgccatcagacctctggagctggttcagaaagctgctgctcgtctggtgttcaacctcccaaagttctcccacaccactccccttctccgctctctacactggctccctgtagctgctcgcatccagtttaagactctggtgctggcctacagggcagtggaaggaacagctccttcatacctccaggctatggtcaagccctacacccccgcccgaccacttcgctctgcggccactaggcgcctggctgccccgtcactcaggggtccctgcgcacgatcgacacggtcacggcttttctctgttctggcaccccgatggtggaacgatctcccgactgatatcaggacagctgagtcgctgcccatctttcgccgcaggctgaaaacccacctcttcaggaaaaactaccctgatccgccctcttaggacagcacctgcgccgtcctagttccttacgcacttattgtttcctccaccactggcaccctctatattttcattaccccctacccgaaccagggtttgaatccccaccccgctgtgactggtgtgcagttggtgagaggctggttggttatcgcacttactctagcactagttttgctcttagctgtttggtattagaaggaaatgcacttatgatttcttgtgacctgaagttcttttgcctaccgatgttaaacgcacttattgtaagtcgctttggttaaaagcgtctgcaaaatgaccgtaatgtaatgtaatgtaatgtacaacatccggaggattcgccccttcctcaccgaccagagctcatccaggctctggtcatctcccgcctggactactgcaactccctccttgctggtgccccggcttctgccatcagacctctggagctggttcagaaagctgctgctcgtctggtgttcaacctccccaagttctcccacaccactccccttctccgctctctacaccggCTCCttgtagctgcagcatccagtttcagactctggtgctggcctacagggcagtggaaggaacagctccttcatacgatctcccgactgatgtcaggacagctgagtcgctgcccatctttggccgcaggctgaaaaccatctcttcaggaaacactacccagatccgccctcttaggacatcacctgtttcctcccagctccttacgcacttatttgtttcctaaattgtctttttttccccccatttgtctcggtacctaacttaccgcacttactctagcactagttatgctcttagctgtttggttttggaaggaaatgcacttatgatttcttgtgacctgaagttcttttgcctaccgatgtggaacacacttattgtaagtcgctttggataaaagcgtctgcagaatgaccgtaatgtaatttACTAAAAATTCTGGATCTCTGAGATGTTGAGCAGAGACGGCGTCATGGTCTCAGACGTCGGCTACATCACAATCCTGGACCGAGCTTTGTTAGGCACGTGGACTCTTAACCAAGCCATATGTGTCATGATGTGTTTaggggaggacccaggtgcagacaggagGCAAAATAAAGTTAAGGGATTTATTTTAACAAGGATAAACACAAATCATTAAAGTTCAAGTTATAAAAACTAAACGGGACatgaaactaagaaaataacaaaacactaGCAATAGGACAGACGAGGAAAGAatgcttgatttatttttgtgtgtttattacTGTGCTGTTCCATTCAGGCACACGTTAAAGGTTTGATTTCAacttaaaacaagttcatattACATTATTTCACTTACCTTAAGCCAGCGTGAGTGTACTATTGAACTGTGAGTGGTTTAAAATCATTTACATGTGATTTCTGATtgtttatcagtgatttaatcatttatttttcattataaaagaaaaacagtgaagTTAACATTGCATATGCTAACACTGTAAATCTGAGGTTATCTTGAAATAAGTTAACAGTGGGAAAAATTCATTTTACATTGATATTGATTACATTGAGTAAATACAAACTGTAcagttaaaaggaaaaaagtgaATAGATTTATTTAAGCCTGTTGTGTTATGCAGGCTGGGTTTTTTGGACACCCTTGGATCTTGGAGCGAGATTCTCTTCCTGACGAGGGAGAGTGGCGAGCCCACCCGTGAGACCACTTGGATTAAAGAGGACATCTCTTAGTCAACCAACGTTCTATCGGTTTGACAGAAACTAAGAAAAACTCAAACATTTAAGGAACACTATTTTCTACTCTTGGGAAagagacattttattttattttattttattttattttattttattttattttattttaagggTGCACCCGATTCAGAGACATTTAAAGTGTGACTAAAGGCCGGCCGAAATTGTAACAGTGTTATATGATGTGTGTTAATACATTCAAATATTGCTAAAACTTACCTCTGCGTGTTCCCTCTTAATGAAATGGTGTCCAGTTCATTAATCTACCATTTCTCCCTCACGAGTCTAGGAAAATTGTGGTCCGTGTTACTTACCTTACAGGTGGGTTACAAAGACTCCTCTCTTCAGAGAGCTGCTCCTCTCCTGACACCTGAACACACCtcacctgctcttacctgcacTTCTGCACTTGTTCTGCTTCTCCTCGATCATTTGGACAGATTTCTATGGATTTAACACTCAGCGTACAGACCAGGGTTTCTGCCTGCACTGGGATGTTGTTTCCTCACTTGTGAGTCACTTTGGATcagagcagctgctgaatgGCTCAATGGAAATGACCTTAATGTCCATGATGACTGTAGAGAAACATTCCAGCAGAACTGTGAGTATGAGCCATCTTTGTAGAGACTGGATGTTTTAGGCTGTCGCTCTCAGCTGTTTCCCAGATATTTGCCACATAGCTGTGAAAGCTGCCTTATACTCAACATGTAGAG
The sequence above is drawn from the Odontesthes bonariensis isolate fOdoBon6 chromosome 14, fOdoBon6.hap1, whole genome shotgun sequence genome and encodes:
- the LOC142398561 gene encoding immunoglobulin lambda-1 light chain-like isoform X2, producing MILLHHLGCSAQLPHSAADRFLYHSHSLCGGERIFGSGTKLFVTDEQVVKPVVSVCLIASRVHLEGRSSLLCLASGMFPPLVRFSWKRQKKNGGLEELPPAEGWQTNFQRSGRSAAIRAVDSDSLHTYKYSCSVEHEGGRVEAQTQQGNQGSVTLSASFQSELRVKLLCLLYTLLIVKSLVCCCGLSLLMILRNKGASTGCTHAD
- the LOC142398561 gene encoding uncharacterized protein LOC142398561 isoform X1, which translates into the protein MILLHHLGCSAQLPHSAADRFLYHSHSLCGGERIFGSGTKLFVTDEQVVKPVVSVCLIASRVHLEGRSSLLCLASGMFPPLVRFSWKRQKKNGGLEELPPAEGWQTNFQRSGRSAAIRAVDSDSLHTYKYSCSVEHEGGRVEAQTQQEVPATPPPTAAAPPPTAAAPPPTAAAPPPTAAAPAHLPEETSPASDPAASSVPPQPVKLSASFQSELRVKLLCLLYTLLIVKSLVCCCGLSLLMILRNKGASTGCTHAD